In Canis lupus familiaris isolate Mischka breed German Shepherd chromosome 5, alternate assembly UU_Cfam_GSD_1.0, whole genome shotgun sequence, a genomic segment contains:
- the CALML6 gene encoding calmodulin-like protein 6 isoform X1, protein MTERLTAEQIKEYKGVFEMFDEEGNGEVKTGELERLMSLLGINPTKSELASMAKDVDRDNKGFFNCDSFLALMGIYWEKAQNQEGELRAAFRVFDKEGKGYIDWDTLKYVLMNAGEPLNEVEAEQMMKEADKDGDGTIDYEEFVAMMTGESFKLVQ, encoded by the exons ATG ACGGAGCGCCTGACAGCCGAGCAGATCAAGGAGTACAAGGGGGTCTTTGAGATGTTCGACGAGGAAGGCAACGGGGAGGTGAAGACTGGTGAGCTGGAGCGGCTCATGAGCCTGCTGGGGATCAACCCCACCAAGAGTGAGCTGGCCTCCATGGCCAAGGACGTGGACAGAGACA ACAAAGGATTCTTCAACTGTGACAGCTTCCTGGCCCTGATGGGGATTTATTGGGAGAAGGCCCAGAACCAGGAGGGCGAGCTGAGGGCAGCGTTCCGTGTCTTCGACAAGGAAGGCAAGGGCTACATCGACTGGGACACGCTCAA GTACGTGCTCATGAATGCAGGGGAGCCCCTCAATGAGGTAGAGGCCGAGCAGATGATGAAGGAGGCTGACAAGGATGGGGATGGGACCATTGACTACGAGG AGTTTGTGGCCATGATGACCGGAGAGTCCTTCAAGCTGGTCCAATAG
- the TMEM52 gene encoding transmembrane protein 52 isoform X2: MVLGVLAPGALLLLPPLLPLPQVALGFSDGSCDPSDLCPPQARWSSLWHVGLILLAVLLLLLCGVTASCVRFCCLRKRAHTQPHLPPTPQPCDLTVSPMDSDSPVHSTVTSYSSVQYPLGMRLPLPFGELDLDSMTPPAYSLYAPELPPSYEEAVKTAKPRQEEPPPS, from the exons ATGGTGCTGGGGGTTCTGGCCCCGGGTGCGCTCCTCCTGCTCCCGCCGCTCCTGCCGCTGCCGCAG GTGGCGCTGGGCTTCTCGGACGGCAGCTGCGACCCCTCGGACCT GTGCCCGCCCCAGGCCCGCTGGAGCAGCCTGTGGCACGTGGG GCTTATCTTACTTGctgtcctcctgctgctgctgtgcgGGGTCACAGCCAGCTGTGTCCGGTTCTGCTGCCTCCGGAAACGGGCACACACCCAGCCACACCTGCCACCAACACCTCAGCCTTGCGACCTGACAGTCAGCCCTATGGATAGTGACAGCCCCGTGCACAGCACTGTGACTT CTTACAGCTCTGTGCAGTACCCGCTGGGCATGCggctgcccctcccctttggGGAGCTGGACCTCGACTCCATGACCCCTCCTGCCTACAGCCTGTATGCCCCTGAGCTGCCACCCTCATATGAAGAGGCTGTCAAGACGGCCAAACCCAGACAGGAAGAGCCACCCCCCTCTTAG
- the CALML6 gene encoding calmodulin-like protein 6 isoform X3: MTERLTAEQIKEYKGVFEMFDEEGNGEVKTDKGFFNCDSFLALMGIYWEKAQNQEGELRAAFRVFDKEGKGYIDWDTLKYVLMNAGEPLNEVEAEQMMKEADKDGDGTIDYEEFVAMMTGESFKLVQ, from the exons ATG ACGGAGCGCCTGACAGCCGAGCAGATCAAGGAGTACAAGGGGGTCTTTGAGATGTTCGACGAGGAAGGCAACGGGGAGGTGAAGACTG ACAAAGGATTCTTCAACTGTGACAGCTTCCTGGCCCTGATGGGGATTTATTGGGAGAAGGCCCAGAACCAGGAGGGCGAGCTGAGGGCAGCGTTCCGTGTCTTCGACAAGGAAGGCAAGGGCTACATCGACTGGGACACGCTCAA GTACGTGCTCATGAATGCAGGGGAGCCCCTCAATGAGGTAGAGGCCGAGCAGATGATGAAGGAGGCTGACAAGGATGGGGATGGGACCATTGACTACGAGG AGTTTGTGGCCATGATGACCGGAGAGTCCTTCAAGCTGGTCCAATAG
- the CALML6 gene encoding calmodulin-like protein 6 isoform X2, giving the protein MTERLTAEQIKEYKGVFEMFDEEGNGEVKTGELERLMSLLGINPTKNKGFFNCDSFLALMGIYWEKAQNQEGELRAAFRVFDKEGKGYIDWDTLKYVLMNAGEPLNEVEAEQMMKEADKDGDGTIDYEEFVAMMTGESFKLVQ; this is encoded by the exons ATG ACGGAGCGCCTGACAGCCGAGCAGATCAAGGAGTACAAGGGGGTCTTTGAGATGTTCGACGAGGAAGGCAACGGGGAGGTGAAGACTGGTGAGCTGGAGCGGCTCATGAGCCTGCTGGGGATCAACCCCACCAAGA ACAAAGGATTCTTCAACTGTGACAGCTTCCTGGCCCTGATGGGGATTTATTGGGAGAAGGCCCAGAACCAGGAGGGCGAGCTGAGGGCAGCGTTCCGTGTCTTCGACAAGGAAGGCAAGGGCTACATCGACTGGGACACGCTCAA GTACGTGCTCATGAATGCAGGGGAGCCCCTCAATGAGGTAGAGGCCGAGCAGATGATGAAGGAGGCTGACAAGGATGGGGATGGGACCATTGACTACGAGG AGTTTGTGGCCATGATGACCGGAGAGTCCTTCAAGCTGGTCCAATAG
- the TMEM52 gene encoding transmembrane protein 52 isoform X1, with translation MVLGVLAPGALLLLPPLLPLPQVALGFSDGSCDPSDLCPPQARWSSLWHVGLILLAVLLLLLCGVTASCVRFCCLRKRAHTQPHLPPTPQPCDLTVSPMDSDSPVHSTVTYRHPHPLAQPMPVLGGPVASSRRPGPAPLLPHQPTRDSAGCWEQPHHVRGRWGEHCTLALELLCTEHEGWRCQLHFSWAQLPGVPRVQIPRSLYGQKILQPYFGPGLAVPHIAPFWPSLA, from the exons ATGGTGCTGGGGGTTCTGGCCCCGGGTGCGCTCCTCCTGCTCCCGCCGCTCCTGCCGCTGCCGCAG GTGGCGCTGGGCTTCTCGGACGGCAGCTGCGACCCCTCGGACCT GTGCCCGCCCCAGGCCCGCTGGAGCAGCCTGTGGCACGTGGG GCTTATCTTACTTGctgtcctcctgctgctgctgtgcgGGGTCACAGCCAGCTGTGTCCGGTTCTGCTGCCTCCGGAAACGGGCACACACCCAGCCACACCTGCCACCAACACCTCAGCCTTGCGACCTGACAGTCAGCCCTATGGATAGTGACAGCCCCGTGCACAGCACTGTGACTT ACAGGCACCCGCACCCTCTGGCCCAGCCCATGCCTGTGCTCGGAGGCCCTGTCGCGTCCTCTCGCCGCCCGGGCCCTGCTCCACTCCTGCCCCACCAGCCCACCAGGGACTCTGCCGGATGCTGGGAGCAGCCTCACCATGTCCGTGGCCGGTGGGGAGAACACTGCACGCTGGCACTGGAGCTGCTGTGCACAGAACACGAGGGGTGGAGGTGTCAGCTGCATTTTAGCTGGGCCCAGCTGCCTGGGGTCCCCAGAGTCCAGATTCCAAGATCCTTGTATGGCCAGAAGATCCTGCAGCCCTATTTTGGACCAGGCTTGGCCGTTCCCCACATAGCCCCTTTCTGGCCCTCCTTGGCCTAA